One part of the Acetoanaerobium sticklandii genome encodes these proteins:
- a CDS encoding glycine betaine ABC transporter substrate-binding protein, with product MKRILAGLILTAILLTLTACSSQEPKTVVIASKPHSEQYILAEMLSLLIENHTDIKVEKKLGIGGGTSNIHPAMLSGDFDIYPEYTGTGLLFVLKEDLITDSDELYKRVQDRYLEEYNIKWLGLYGFNNTYALAVKESTAQTYNLETYDDLALASKDLVFGAEHDFFERDDGYEALKDVYGFEFKDTKEMDIGLKYEAIGSDEVDVINAFSTDGLIKQYNLKVLEDNKNFFPAYQAATLIRKETLDKYPELEAVLGKLTGQISDDEMIQMNYQVEKENMDPRDVAEQFLKAKGLI from the coding sequence ATGAAAAGAATACTAGCAGGACTGATATTAACAGCAATACTTTTGACGCTTACAGCTTGCTCTAGTCAAGAACCAAAAACTGTAGTAATTGCATCAAAGCCTCATTCTGAGCAGTATATTTTGGCTGAGATGCTATCTCTTCTTATAGAGAATCATACTGACATAAAAGTGGAGAAAAAGCTTGGAATAGGTGGAGGAACATCTAATATACATCCAGCTATGTTAAGTGGTGATTTTGACATATATCCTGAGTACACTGGAACAGGATTATTGTTTGTACTAAAAGAGGATCTTATAACAGATTCAGATGAGCTTTATAAAAGAGTACAAGATAGATATCTAGAGGAATACAATATTAAGTGGCTAGGCTTATATGGATTTAATAACACCTATGCCCTTGCTGTAAAGGAATCTACAGCTCAGACTTATAATTTAGAAACCTATGATGATTTAGCTTTAGCTAGCAAGGATTTAGTGTTTGGAGCAGAACATGATTTCTTTGAAAGAGACGATGGATATGAAGCTCTAAAGGATGTTTATGGATTTGAGTTCAAGGATACTAAGGAAATGGATATTGGACTTAAGTACGAAGCTATAGGCTCTGATGAAGTAGATGTAATAAATGCGTTTTCAACTGACGGACTAATCAAGCAATATAATTTAAAGGTGCTAGAAGATAATAAAAATTTCTTCCCAGCCTATCAGGCAGCTACTCTTATAAGAAAAGAAACCCTAGACAAATATCCTGAACTTGAAGCGGTTCTTGGAAAGCTAACAGGGCAGATATCAGATGATGAAATGATACAGATGAATTATCAAGTTGAAAAAGAAAATATGGATCCAAGAGATGTGGCAGAGCAGTTTTTAAAAGCAAAGGGACTGATATAA
- a CDS encoding ABC transporter ATP-binding protein yields the protein MAIIEFNDVSKAYSENVVLDKFSLAIEQGEFLVLLGPSGCGKTTILKMINGLLIPDSGEIKVKGKLIDEYDLIELRRGIGYVIQQIGLLPHLTVEDNICFVLDLLKKPEPEKKSVAKELIKLVGMDEGMLRRYPKELSGGQQQRVGVARALAANPEIILMDEPFGAVDEITRRNLQDELIKIHSKLKKTIIFVTHDIEEAIKLGTRIVLLNDGVIERNEKKRDFVLLDDRSEYAKKFFESKDFMAYLNTIKIKDLVIKQSDISFDLYDSRSLVKYDSTVLQGIQKSIEVGKETILTVDEENNPYGWFSLTEIYKKLNS from the coding sequence ATGGCAATAATTGAATTTAATGATGTAAGCAAAGCCTATAGTGAAAATGTAGTATTAGACAAATTTTCATTAGCTATAGAGCAAGGTGAGTTTTTGGTATTACTAGGTCCTTCGGGCTGTGGAAAAACGACTATATTAAAAATGATAAACGGACTACTCATACCTGATTCAGGAGAAATAAAAGTAAAGGGTAAGCTAATAGATGAGTATGATTTAATTGAATTAAGACGAGGTATAGGTTACGTTATCCAGCAAATCGGACTGCTTCCACACTTGACAGTCGAAGACAATATTTGTTTTGTACTAGATTTATTAAAAAAGCCAGAGCCTGAGAAAAAATCAGTAGCAAAGGAGCTTATAAAACTAGTAGGTATGGATGAAGGCATGCTTAGAAGATATCCTAAAGAGCTAAGCGGAGGACAACAGCAAAGAGTAGGGGTTGCTAGAGCCTTAGCGGCAAATCCAGAAATTATTCTAATGGATGAACCATTTGGGGCAGTGGATGAAATAACAAGGAGAAATCTTCAAGATGAACTAATCAAAATCCATAGCAAGCTTAAAAAAACAATAATCTTTGTCACTCATGATATAGAAGAGGCTATAAAATTAGGTACAAGAATAGTGCTTCTAAACGACGGTGTGATAGAGAGAAATGAGAAAAAGAGAGATTTTGTATTATTAGATGACAGAAGCGAATATGCCAAAAAATTCTTTGAATCAAAGGATTTTATGGCTTATCTTAATACAATAAAAATCAAAGATTTAGTAATAAAACAGTCAGATATAAGCTTTGACCTTTATGACAGCAGAAGCTTAGTAAAATATGATTCTACTGTACTTCAAGGGATTCAAAAAAGCATAGAAGTTGGAAAAGAGACTATTTTAACAGTCGATGAAGAAAATAATCCATATGGATGGTTTTCTTTAACAGAAATATATAAAAAACTGAATAGTTAA